The following coding sequences are from one Longimicrobium sp. window:
- a CDS encoding transposase, whose amino-acid sequence MDATGLEAHYASPHYRYVYSERYVAAYAALHGGRRPAGPHYRPGHPKLTAVVHAGSHLILGAIPNVGPAHDTPDFAPAMRQAATVLRGAAMRFAAVTADAGYDAEHCHVLCREQLGIPKTAIALNRRMHDAGRLPRTRYRREMRRRFPRTLYRARQQAESTFSQHKRRLGPALTTRSAAAQAGEQILRVLTHNVLILHHGSRTFQQSR is encoded by the coding sequence GTGGACGCGACCGGGCTCGAGGCGCACTACGCGAGCCCACACTACCGCTACGTCTACTCCGAGCGCTACGTCGCCGCCTACGCCGCGCTCCATGGCGGGCGCCGGCCGGCGGGCCCGCACTACCGACCCGGGCACCCCAAGCTCACGGCCGTCGTCCACGCCGGCTCCCACCTGATCCTCGGCGCGATCCCCAACGTCGGGCCCGCCCACGACACCCCCGACTTCGCCCCCGCGATGCGCCAGGCGGCCACCGTGCTGCGCGGCGCCGCGATGCGCTTCGCCGCGGTGACGGCCGACGCGGGCTACGACGCGGAGCACTGTCACGTGCTCTGCCGGGAGCAACTCGGCATCCCCAAGACGGCGATCGCGCTCAATCGCCGGATGCACGACGCCGGGCGCCTCCCGCGGACGCGCTACCGGCGCGAGATGCGCCGCCGCTTCCCCCGCACGCTCTACCGCGCGCGGCAGCAGGCCGAGAGCACGTTCTCGCAGCACAAGCGCCGCCTCGGCCCCGCCCTCACCACGCGCTCCGCTGCCGCACAGGCCGGCGAGCAGATCCTGCGCGTCCTCACGCATAACGTCCTCATTCTCCATCATGGCTCAAGAACCTTTCAACAGAGCCGATGA